The nucleotide window GTGGACATCGGGCGCGGGCTCCAGGCCGAACTCGACCGGCGCGGTCTCGACTGCGACGTCCTCGGCACGACCGTCGAGGCGATGGACCTCGCCGAAAACAGAGATAGATTCAACCATCTCATGGACGAGCTGGGTATCGCCCAGCCGGCCGGTGGCGCGGCCGAAAGCGAGGCCGAAGCGCTCGATCTCGCCCACGAGATCGGGTACCCAGTGTTAGTCCGCCCGAGCTACGTCCTCGGCGGGCGCGCGATGGACGTCGTCCACGACGACGACGGTCTCCGCCAGTACGTCGAGGAGGCCATTCATGTCAGCCCCGACCAGCCCATCCTCATCGACGAGTTCCTGGAAGGCGCGGTCGAGCTCGACGTCGATGCCGTCGCCGACGGTACTGATGTGCTCATCGGCGGGATCATGGAACACGTCGAATCGGCCGGCGTCCACTCGGGCGATTCGGCCTGTATGATCCCGCCCGAATCGCTCGACAGCGAGGTGCTGGGACGTGTGCGCGAGGTCGTCGAGGACATCGCGCAGGCGCTCGAAACCGTCGGGTTGCTCAACGTCCAGCTCGCGGTCAAGGACGACGAGGTGTTCGTCCTGGAGGCGAATCCGCGCTCTTCCAGAACCGTGCCCTTCGTCTCGAAGGCGACCGGTGTCCCCATCGCGAAGCTCGCCGCCCAGGTGATGGCCGGGACACCGCTCGCCGATCTCGATACGGCCGAGCAGGTACCCGAGCAGACGAGCGTCAAGGAAGTCGTCCTGCCGTTCGATCGTCTGCCGGGCAGCGATCCCCGCTTGGGTCCGGAGATGAAGAGTACGGGTGAGGTGATGGGAACGGCAGGAAGCTTCGGGAAGGCCTACGACAAGACCCAGACCGCAACGAGCAAGCCGATCCCCGACACGGGAACGGCGGTCGTCGATCTCGCCGACGCGGAGTTCCCCGATCCCGACAGCGACGCGGGGCACGCACTCCGTGATGGGTTCGCCGAGCGCTTCGAGCTCGGCGAGTTCGACGATCTCCCGCAGGCTATCCGCGACGGCGACGTCGATCTCGTGATCTCGCGCGAGCGCGCGGCGCTCGAAGTCTGCGTCGAGGAGGACGTCACCTACTTCTCGACGACAGCCAGCGCCGAGGCGGCGCTCGACGCGCTCGCGGCCCGCGCGGAGGACTCGGCGGTCGCGGCGGTGAGCGAGCGGCCGACGACCGCGCGCGAGTGGGGCAACTGAGGTAATCGACGCGTGAGTGCGTAACGTTCGCGGCACAACTATTTGTCGGCTGCCGAGAAACAACCGGCGAATGAGCCGTCTCGCCCTGTTCGGTGCGATCCATTTCGATCGCCGCTCGAAGGTCGCCGACGAGCTGTCGGCGTTCGTCGCGAGCGAGGATGCAGAGGCGGTGTTCGTCGAGTGGCCCGAACACCCGCTCTCGCGGCTGACGGCGCTGCGCGCGCTGCTCGCCGTCCCGCTGCTCGTCCTCGGCGGGATCGCCCTCGATCTCGTCCGTGCGCCGTACTATCTGCTGTTCAACCGCCGTCTCGATTCGACCGAGCATATCGTCGCCGCACAGCTCGACTGTCCGGTTCACACGGTCGACCGACATCCCTGGACGCTCATGGCCACGGCGGGGCCGCTCGCGATCGTCCTCAACTGGGTGGCGCTGCTCGCATTTCTCGCGATCGCACCGCTCGCCACAGGGATCACGATCGCCGCTCTTCTCGTCGCCGGCGTCGCGATCCGGGTTATCACCCGATGGGACAGGACGGGTGGCGTGCTCGCCGGTGCGGTCGCGCTCGTTGTCCTGATCGGCGGAAGTGTCGTCGTGGATCCATTCCTCGGTGGGTTCGCACTCGCACTCACTGCGCTGCCCGTCGCCACCGCGGCCGCACTTGCCGTGAGCACGAACACGACCGTCACCGTGGCGACCCGCATCCCGGTGCTTGTCGTCGTGGTCGCGATGGCCCTCGCCGCCGAGTCGCTCGTCGGGTGGTTCGTGCTGACGGCGTTCCTCGCCTTCTCGATGTTCGTCACTCGGACGCTCGATACGCGCAACGAACACATGGCCAAGCGGATCGCGACGATCACCGACGAGGAGGGTTACGACGCGGCCGTTCTCGTGACCGGCATGGCCCACCTCTCCGGGATGGTCGACCACGCGAGCGCTGCAGAACTGACCGTCGAGCGGGCGTATCTGCCCCGGTGGCTCCGCGCGCCGGGACGGATCGAGGAGATCTCACCGGCCGAAGCTGGTGAGAGTGTGGCGACGACCGATACCGTCTCCACGGAGCTCGGCTCCGCGGGCGCGCGGGCGGCTGCGAGCGTCGTCGATTTCGTCGCGCTCGGCGTGCTGGGGTGGATTCCCGCGTTCGCGCTCGGCGCTGTGACGCGGACGCTGTTCGACGACTTTCTCGTGGGGGTCATCGCTGGGATCGTTCTCACGCCGCTGGCGTACTACGTGCTGCTCGAAGCGCGCTACGGGCGGACGCTCGGCAAACAGCTCGAAGGGCTGATCGTCGCCGATGCCGACGGACCGCCGGCCTCGCTCCGGGCGTGTCTCCTCCGGAACCTGCTGCGACCGGTCGATTTCATCGTGTTCTACCTGCTCGGGTTCGTTCTCGTGCTGGTGACCGATCGCGATCAGCGCCTCGGCGATCTCGTCGCCGGAACGGAGATCAGAGTGAGACGTTAGTCGGCGGTCGCCGCGACGCGCGTGGTCCCCGCGAGTTCGAGGACTTCGTCGAAGAAATCGAGCGAGTCGTGCGGGCCGGGGTTCGCCTCGGGGTGGTACTGGCGGGTGAGGACGCCGAGCTCGCCGCTTTCGAGCCCCTCGGGCGTGTCGTCGTTGACGTTGATCTGTGTGACGTCGAGCTCGCCCGGCTCGGTGACGGCGTAGCCGTGGTTCTGGGTGGTCATCACGACCCTGTCGCTGTCGAGATCGCGGACGGGCTGGTTCACGCCGCGGTGGCCGAAGGCCATCTTCGCGGTGCTGCCACCGAGTGCCCGCGCGACGACCTGCTGGCCGAGACAGATGCCGGCGATCGGGAGATCGCCGACGAACGTGTCGACGAGTTCCTGTGCGGCATCGAAGTTGGCGGGATCGCCCGGGCCGTTCGAGAGGAAGAGCAGGTCGGGATCGATCTCGCGCACGTCCTCGGGCGTCGCGTCGTAGGGCAGGACGGTGACGCTCGCGCCGCGATCGAGCAGCGAGGAGACGATCGAGCCCTTCGCGCCGCAGTCGATCAGCGCGATCTCGTACTCGCCACCCTCGTG belongs to Halococcus qingdaonensis and includes:
- a CDS encoding RDD family protein translates to MSRLALFGAIHFDRRSKVADELSAFVASEDAEAVFVEWPEHPLSRLTALRALLAVPLLVLGGIALDLVRAPYYLLFNRRLDSTEHIVAAQLDCPVHTVDRHPWTLMATAGPLAIVLNWVALLAFLAIAPLATGITIAALLVAGVAIRVITRWDRTGGVLAGAVALVVLIGGSVVVDPFLGGFALALTALPVATAAALAVSTNTTVTVATRIPVLVVVVAMALAAESLVGWFVLTAFLAFSMFVTRTLDTRNEHMAKRIATITDEEGYDAAVLVTGMAHLSGMVDHASAAELTVERAYLPRWLRAPGRIEEISPAEAGESVATTDTVSTELGSAGARAAASVVDFVALGVLGWIPAFALGAVTRTLFDDFLVGVIAGIVLTPLAYYVLLEARYGRTLGKQLEGLIVADADGPPASLRACLLRNLLRPVDFIVFYLLGFVLVLVTDRDQRLGDLVAGTEIRVRR
- the carA gene encoding glutamine-hydrolyzing carbamoyl-phosphate synthase small subunit → MEEAYVAIEGGIVLTGRSRAPGTARGELVFTTAYTGYEESLTDPSYAQQILTFSYPLIGNYGVRDERFESENVQPTAVVARELTDDVAEWLTETGVPALDRLDTRDVVTELREEGAMECGIAAGPDASPEAAREQLEQCKGMSEHVDIGADVSVSEPVRHEGGEYEIALIDCGAKGSIVSSLLDRGASVTVLPYDATPEDVREIDPDLLFLSNGPGDPANFDAAQELVDTFVGDLPIAGICLGQQVVARALGGSTAKMAFGHRGVNQPVRDLDSDRVVMTTQNHGYAVTEPGELDVTQINVNDDTPEGLESGELGVLTRQYHPEANPGPHDSLDFFDEVLELAGTTRVAATAD